In Zunongwangia profunda SM-A87, the following proteins share a genomic window:
- a CDS encoding class I SAM-dependent methyltransferase: MEDSTFYCKDYLVSGEMYRLERWKHYDILKTEPVPENLSAYYKSESYISHTDASKSFTEKLYNIVKTYMLQKKVGWILKEKSAGKLLDIGAGTGDFLKAASRYFKVEGVEPSKVAREKAQKKHLRLKKKLSEISDKYNIITMWHVLEHVPNLEQQFKEFHRLLNDDGLLVIAVPNYKSKDADIYKEYWAAYDVPRHLWHFSKKGIQTLFFENGFQLFHSKGLKFDSFYVSMLSENHRADKQNLFKAFKNGLKSNLSAARSGEYSSMVYFFKKTSK; the protein is encoded by the coding sequence GTGGAAGATTCAACATTTTATTGCAAAGATTATTTAGTAAGTGGGGAAATGTATCGATTGGAAAGATGGAAACATTACGATATTTTAAAAACTGAACCTGTTCCAGAAAATCTTTCAGCATATTATAAAAGCGAAAGCTATATTTCGCATACCGATGCTTCAAAATCTTTTACTGAAAAATTATATAATATTGTAAAAACCTATATGCTTCAGAAAAAAGTTGGATGGATCTTAAAGGAAAAATCTGCCGGAAAACTTTTGGATATTGGAGCAGGTACCGGAGATTTTTTAAAGGCAGCTTCACGTTATTTTAAAGTAGAAGGAGTAGAGCCTAGTAAAGTCGCAAGAGAAAAAGCACAAAAGAAACATCTTAGGCTGAAAAAGAAATTATCAGAAATTTCTGATAAATATAATATAATTACGATGTGGCATGTTTTGGAACATGTCCCTAATTTAGAACAGCAATTTAAAGAATTTCATAGATTATTAAATGATGACGGACTATTAGTCATCGCAGTTCCTAATTATAAAAGTAAGGATGCTGATATTTATAAGGAGTATTGGGCGGCTTATGATGTGCCCAGACATCTTTGGCATTTTTCTAAAAAAGGAATTCAGACATTGTTTTTTGAAAACGGTTTTCAGTTATTTCATTCTAAAGGATTAAAATTTGATTCTTTTTATGTGAGTATGCTTTCTGAAAATCATCGTGCTGATAAACAAAATTTATTTAAGGCCTTTAAAAACGGACTAAAATCAAATTTGTCTGCGGCTCGAAGTGGCGAATATAGTTCGATGGTCTATTTCTTTAAAAAAACCTCCAAATAA
- a CDS encoding OmpH family outer membrane protein encodes MKKLIAIGAVAISLISCNQEKTAYVDTTKVIQDYQEMKDVESKFEARRDSLTQLITGPQQQFQQEVQEYQQGMNSMSASQRQAKEQELQQKGQRLQQQQQMIGQQLRNDSDTAIDEVVEKVKDFVAEYGKENGYTYIFGSNESANIMYAKDGLDITDEIVKKLNESYSGKSGSNAAVKKTEEDTTSAK; translated from the coding sequence ATGAAAAAATTAATCGCGATAGGAGCAGTAGCAATTTCATTAATTTCCTGCAACCAGGAAAAAACGGCTTATGTAGATACTACTAAGGTTATTCAGGACTATCAGGAAATGAAAGATGTGGAATCTAAGTTTGAAGCTCGTAGAGACTCACTAACTCAGCTTATCACCGGTCCTCAGCAACAATTTCAGCAAGAAGTTCAGGAATATCAGCAAGGCATGAATTCTATGTCGGCTTCACAAAGACAGGCTAAAGAACAAGAACTACAGCAAAAAGGGCAAAGATTACAACAACAACAACAAATGATTGGTCAGCAATTAAGAAATGATAGCGATACGGCTATAGACGAGGTTGTGGAGAAAGTAAAAGATTTTGTAGCAGAGTACGGAAAAGAAAATGGATACACTTATATCTTTGGAAGTAATGAATCTGCAAATATTATGTATGCCAAAGACGGCTTGGATATTACCGATGAAATTGTAAAGAAACTAAACGAGAGTTACAGTGGAAAGTCTGGTAGCAATGCTGCTGTTAAAAAAACTGAGGAAGATACTACTTCAGCAAAATAA